GTTTCGCGATGATATTGAAGCCGCGGTTACGGCAGCCCGTTCTCTGCCGGGCATCGACCCGGAACGTATCGCCGTACTTGGCCACTCACTCGGAGGTTTCGGTACGCTCCTGGCGCTTGCCCGGGGACTCCCGGTCAAAGCGGTTATCACCGATTCGATGCCGGCTAAATTCGAGACGATGCTGAAGGCGGAGCTTAAGCGCAAGAAGCTGCCTTTCTTTCCTCTTGGTTATCTCATTCCGCCAATATGGCTGCTTCGCTCAGGAATAACGCCTAGCGAATACAGAGCAGCCCAAATTCCGTTTGCCCTTGAGGCGAATGAAGCCGGAGCGCGCGTGCCGGTCTTGATGATTCACGCGAATGAAGACAGCTTCATACCTGCCGATGATTTACGGGCTCTCGCCAGGGAGCGTCACATCGATACGCTGTTTGTTAATGGAAACGGCCACAGCATGTCCGAGCAGGATCCAGCTTTCTGGAGGCGCGTCATTCCTTTCCTGAATGAACATCTGCTATAGAAAACAAAGAGGCCTGCGGCATATCCGCAGGCAACAAGAGAGAATATATAATAAAGGGGGGTCATGTTTTCATTATAAAAAGGTTTTATGAAAGGAACATGAAGGAAATATTACAGTTTCATTACAAAAGCTGATTCTTAAAGATCTTTAATGTAGTTTGGTGAGGGAAAATAAAGTTCTTTAATTGAAAATAAAGTTCTTTAACGGATGCATAAAAGTAAAAGGACGGAGATGATGTTCATCGACGAAGGGTTCGGCTCGCTCGACGAAGATTCCCTCACAAAGCAATTGCTGCTGCTTTAATCGATCTGCAAAGCGCTGGCCGGATGATCGGTGTGATTTCACAAGTCAACGAACTGAAACAAGCGTTCCCTGCCGTCCTGGAAGTGACCAAAACGAAGGAAGGCTACAGCCGGATAAGGATTGTAGTAAAGTAGAATATAATCGCGATCAATTTAGAACACTGTGTGCCTCAGTCGTTATTAATGAACCAATAAATTCAGTATAAGCCGGTATACGCTACCGGCTTAATTTTCGTTCCCTATTTCGTTCAATTGATACATTTCTAAGGAAGCAGGGGATGGTCCCAGCTTTTTTTGCATAATAATGTTCGATGAGAATAAAGTTTTAGACCGAAATAAAGTGTTACACTGAGAAATAAAGTGTTAGACTCACGCGGCGCCGCTAAACTAACTGGCAGTTATGCGTTACCAATCCCTTATAGCTTACGTATAAGATGTAAATGGAAATTGCATATTGAAACCGTTGAATAACTTATTTGCTGACATTCCCTAATTGAAGAAAGAGGAAGTGGAGAACATTTATAGAGTAAAAACGAAGTGGAAAATAATGATGACAGTTTTTACTGCCCTGCTTATATTTGCTATCTTTATTTGGTTTTCGAAAACGACGGTTACCTACGAATATGCAACAATTGTTGAGAAAACACAAAACTCAATTTCCTTAGAAAATGAAAGTGGGCGGAAAGCGAGCGTATCAACATCTTTGAATATTAGTGATTTAATTGCGGTTGGAGAGAAGTATTGGGTTAAATATGAGAAAAAGAGATGGCAATTACCGAGCTTAATATCAATTGAGCATTGAACTAACGGGAGTGGAATGAAGCAGATTGCATCGGTAGTCTGCTTTTTTTTCATTGAACTAACTGGCAGGATAACGTGGCGGATGATGTATCGTATTTCGGCCTTTTTTCGGATGAAAAAAGCCCTTCCTTGTTAGGGAAGGGTAATCTAGAATGTACTTTTGCTATCATCAAGCGTCTGCCATTGGTTTATCGTCCGTTCCGGCGTTGCGTATGAATAGTCCCGCGCAGGCGCCTATGACCGCAACAACCAGGATGACGGTAAAAGCATCTCGAAATGCTTGCAGCCATGCATCCGGCAAAGAAGCGGATTTCGCATAAATATCCAGCCTGCTTGTCAGAACGGTCGTCATGCCTGACACCGCAAAGGAGACCATGACTTGCTGTATGGAGCCCGTTAGAGAAGTAACGCGGCCGACCAAAGACTTCGGAGCGGCCTTCATTAAATAAGTTTGAAGAGGCATCATGCAAAGCCCTGCGCTTGCACCAAGCAGCACAATCGCCAACAAGAGCATCCCGTTTCCTGTATCTGGTTCGATTCGGTATAATACGAACATTGCAAAGGCTAAACAGGATGTGCCGGCAACGGCCAGCCAACGCACGCCGAAATTATCGAACAACCTTCCGGAGAACTGCATTACGATCCCCAAAGCAACCGCGTAGGGAATCATAAAGGAGCCGGCTTCAAACGCTCCGAAGTCATTCACAACCTGAAGAAATTGCGGAATGAGATACAAGGTTCCAAAAAATGCGAACTGCGCGATTCCTAGCACTAGACTTCCTTGTGCGAAATGACCTGACCTGTAGACGCGCAGCTCTAGCAGAGGGTTAGACCGGCGCAGCTGGGTGACCACAAGCAAAAACAATGCCATTCCGCCTGTAGCCAATCCCCCAATGGCCCCCCAAGAACTCCCCTCACTCGCACTGATGCCGTATGACAAGCTGACGAAAGTAAGCGGGGCAAGAAGAAATCCCGCCAAATCCAGTTCCGCCGCGGCTTGGCTCTTAATCCTTGGAAGGTGGTGGATACCGGTGTACAAGCCGAAGATGCAAACCGGGATATTCATAAGAAATATCCACTGCCATCCAACAGAGTCCGCCAGATAACCTGAGAAAGCCGGACCAAGCGCAGGAGCGAGCAAGATAGGTATGCTTACCTTTGCCATCAATCTTCCGACTTGGCCTGGAGGACTCAATCGATAAATATAGGCGAATCCGATGGGGGCAATCATGCCCCCGCCCAGCCCCTGTACGATGCGGAATAGGATTAGCTGCTCGATTCCTGAGGCCACCGCGCATAATAAAGAACCCGCGGCAAACCATCCGATCGCCAAGAGAAAGATCCGCTTCGCGCCATACCGGTCGGACAGCCAACCGGCAAGCGGAATCACGGCAGCTTGTGCAAGCACATACCCTGTTACCGTCCAATGAACGGTATTATAAGTACTGTGGAATTCTTTGATTAGTCGGGGAAGCATCACATTCATGACCGTATGGTCCAGATAGACAATGAACATCGCGGTCATTATGGCGGATAGTGATCCGGTCATCCTCCTTGCCGCTGTGGCACTCCCCGGCATGTCTGCAGGTCTCCTCGGCTTAACCGACAATTTTAACGTTGAAATTCATATGGCCGCGTCCCTGATAAATTCTGGAGGATAGAGCCAATAGCATTTCGGTGCCGCGCGCGGAGCTGATGTCCCCGAGATCGATGACGCTTTCCCAGCCGAACGATTCCTTCAAGAGGGCAGTGACGATCCGCTTGGCGTCCGCATCATTGCCGCTGACAAATAGGTCATGTTGACCGTCGGCCACGCTTTGGGGATTGACCATTATCGCGGATGAAACGGTATTCAGCGTCTTCACCACTTTGGTATCCGGGAAAGCGCGCTGGATCTGCTCGCCAAGGGAATCCGTGTTGGCTACGGCCAAGGTAAGCTCGCCGTTCGAGAAATCCAGTGGAAGAGCTATGTCTACCAAAACTTTGCCTTGCAGCGCTCGGCTGCCGACTTCGGACAATGCTTCGAGAGAAGCAGTACCAGGGGTTGCATTAAAGACAATGTCGCCGTGAACGGCGGCTTCCTGTACGGTGCCGACGCTTACTTTCTCATCTTGTTGTTGTTGCTCCAGCCAAGCGTTCAGCTTATCTGGGTTTCTCGCACCTAATTTCACGTCGTGTCCCGCTTTGGCGAGTGAGCGGCCTAACATTTGCGCTGCATTGCCCGAGCCGATAAATCCAATTTTCATTTCCATCCCCTCCTAATATACATACAGGTTAGTATACTTACAATTGACAGTATACATACCGATCTGTATAATGTCAATCATAAGAGGTGAGCGTAAATATGAGTAGAACAGCCGGGAATAAATCAGCAGCCCGTGAGCAGCTGCTGCATACGGCAAGCAGGCTGTTTTTCGAAAGAGGCTTCCACGCTGTTGGAGTCGACACGATCGTTGCCGAATCAGGCATTACGAAGATGACGATGTATAAACATTTTCCGTCTAAAGATCATTTAATCGTTGAAATATTGGAGCGGTCGAGCGAGATCTATTGGGATTGGTTCGAGAGCGTGATTCAAGGCATCTCGGAACCACAGGGACAGCTTACCGCGATTTTCGATGCCGTTGCCAAAGGGCATTCGAACTCCCCGAGATCGACCTACTGTCTCTATCAGAATGTGGCCGTCGAGTTCCCGGATCCCGAACATATTGCGAACCAAGCGGCTGTCGTGCACAAACAATCCATCGTGAATCGTTTGCAAGCCATCTGCGAACGGGCAGGCTTGAAGTCCCCCGATACGCTGGCTAGACAGCTGTTTGTGCTGCTGGAAGGATTCTGCATATCTTCCCGGTTCTTCGGTGCGGACAGTCCTGCGGCGGACGTCGTTCTTGCGGCCAAGGCTTTGGTTGATATGCATCGCCAATGAAACAAGCGAACCGCAAGAGAGCCAGTATTGTAGACGACCATTACTGGATCTTCTTGTTAATACGCACTGGCGTATTAGCGGGGAGCACTTGGATAACCAAATCATCAACTTGAGAAGATGGGTTGAGTCGGAAATAATATGAAAAGCAGTGTCCCTAGAGAACAACGCAGTACATTGAAGTAACGGAGACGATAGTGGAATGAAGCAGATTGCATCGGCAGTCTGCTTTTTTTTCATTGAAGTAACGGGCAGCATAGTTTAACAATTTAATGAAAAGGATTTTCCCCATGACATGTGAAATCTAATAGTTAC
This is a stretch of genomic DNA from Paenibacillus sp. sptzw28. It encodes these proteins:
- a CDS encoding TetR/AcrR family transcriptional regulator, whose product is MSRTAGNKSAAREQLLHTASRLFFERGFHAVGVDTIVAESGITKMTMYKHFPSKDHLIVEILERSSEIYWDWFESVIQGISEPQGQLTAIFDAVAKGHSNSPRSTYCLYQNVAVEFPDPEHIANQAAVVHKQSIVNRLQAICERAGLKSPDTLARQLFVLLEGFCISSRFFGADSPAADVVLAAKALVDMHRQ
- a CDS encoding alpha/beta hydrolase, producing MIIGLTIGAAVVAPLLLLIWSIGARAQQPRKLANVVEPDGPFTSIVFGSKGSIIQGWLIFPASDIVRPPLVVIAHGWGSNRSRVLRYSQPLLEAGFAVLLYDARSHGDSGTIKAPSALMFRDDIEAAVTAARSLPGIDPERIAVLGHSLGGFGTLLALARGLPVKAVITDSMPAKFETMLKAELKRKKLPFFPLGYLIPPIWLLRSGITPSEYRAAQIPFALEANEAGARVPVLMIHANEDSFIPADDLRALARERHIDTLFVNGNGHSMSEQDPAFWRRVIPFLNEHLL
- a CDS encoding MDR family MFS transporter — translated: MPGSATAARRMTGSLSAIMTAMFIVYLDHTVMNVMLPRLIKEFHSTYNTVHWTVTGYVLAQAAVIPLAGWLSDRYGAKRIFLLAIGWFAAGSLLCAVASGIEQLILFRIVQGLGGGMIAPIGFAYIYRLSPPGQVGRLMAKVSIPILLAPALGPAFSGYLADSVGWQWIFLMNIPVCIFGLYTGIHHLPRIKSQAAAELDLAGFLLAPLTFVSLSYGISASEGSSWGAIGGLATGGMALFLLVVTQLRRSNPLLELRVYRSGHFAQGSLVLGIAQFAFFGTLYLIPQFLQVVNDFGAFEAGSFMIPYAVALGIVMQFSGRLFDNFGVRWLAVAGTSCLAFAMFVLYRIEPDTGNGMLLLAIVLLGASAGLCMMPLQTYLMKAAPKSLVGRVTSLTGSIQQVMVSFAVSGMTTVLTSRLDIYAKSASLPDAWLQAFRDAFTVILVVAVIGACAGLFIRNAGTDDKPMADA
- a CDS encoding NADPH-dependent F420 reductase, producing the protein MKIGFIGSGNAAQMLGRSLAKAGHDVKLGARNPDKLNAWLEQQQQDEKVSVGTVQEAAVHGDIVFNATPGTASLEALSEVGSRALQGKVLVDIALPLDFSNGELTLAVANTDSLGEQIQRAFPDTKVVKTLNTVSSAIMVNPQSVADGQHDLFVSGNDADAKRIVTALLKESFGWESVIDLGDISSARGTEMLLALSSRIYQGRGHMNFNVKIVG